A region from the Oceanidesulfovibrio marinus genome encodes:
- the rpoZ gene encoding DNA-directed RNA polymerase subunit omega: MARITVEDCQKQVDNRFLLVQMGIKRVQQYREGYEALVSSKNKEVVNALREIADGKVLVVEPEAPEEATA, from the coding sequence ATGGCACGTATCACAGTTGAAGATTGTCAAAAGCAGGTGGACAACCGCTTCCTGCTCGTCCAGATGGGCATCAAGCGTGTCCAGCAGTACCGCGAGGGCTACGAGGCGCTCGTTTCCTCGAAGAACAAGGAAGTGGTCAACGCCTTGCGCGAGATTGCCGACGGCAAGGTGCTGGTGGTTGAACCCGAAGCCCCTGAAGAGGCAACTGCGTAA
- the dnaJ gene encoding molecular chaperone DnaJ, with protein sequence MTSKRDYYEVLGVSREASEDEIKRAYRKLAFENHPDRNPDDAEAENRFKEAAEAYEVLRDSQKRQRYDQFGHAGVGNGGSGGFGGFNSNEDIFSAFGDIFSEFFGFGGGARSHGPRPRAGMDLRYNLTITFREAAKGVEQTITIPRDEPCEECDGSGAAPGTSPETCKHCGGAGQIHQSQGFFRIAVTCPVCRGEGVVITDPCPKCRGRGTNAVMRDLSVRIPAGVDDGSRLRLRGEGEPGEHGGPPGDLYVVIHVEEDKTFERQGQDLVYATSVSMVDAALGKKIEVPTLDEPVTMEIPRGTQSGEVFKLKGKGLPYLGSEHKGDLLVEVTVKTPSRLSKKQEELLRGFKKLEKNKPMNKVKNFFKKEDKAVGDEE encoded by the coding sequence ATGACTTCCAAACGCGACTACTACGAGGTGCTGGGCGTTTCCCGCGAGGCGTCCGAGGACGAGATCAAACGGGCGTACCGCAAGCTCGCCTTCGAGAACCACCCGGACCGCAATCCGGACGACGCTGAGGCCGAGAACCGGTTCAAGGAAGCGGCAGAAGCCTACGAGGTGTTGCGCGATTCGCAGAAGCGCCAGCGCTATGACCAGTTCGGCCACGCCGGCGTGGGCAACGGCGGTTCCGGCGGCTTCGGCGGCTTCAACTCCAACGAAGACATTTTCAGCGCCTTTGGCGACATCTTCAGCGAGTTCTTCGGGTTCGGCGGCGGCGCTCGCAGCCACGGCCCCAGGCCGCGCGCCGGCATGGACCTGCGCTACAATCTCACCATCACCTTCCGCGAGGCGGCCAAGGGGGTGGAGCAGACCATCACCATTCCCAGGGACGAACCCTGCGAGGAGTGCGACGGCAGCGGCGCGGCTCCCGGTACCAGCCCGGAGACCTGCAAGCACTGCGGCGGCGCCGGGCAGATCCACCAGTCCCAGGGCTTCTTCCGCATCGCGGTCACCTGCCCGGTGTGCCGCGGCGAGGGTGTTGTCATTACGGATCCCTGCCCGAAGTGCCGGGGACGCGGCACCAATGCGGTCATGCGCGACCTGAGCGTGCGCATTCCGGCCGGTGTGGACGACGGCAGCCGCCTGCGCCTGCGCGGCGAGGGCGAGCCCGGAGAGCACGGCGGCCCTCCCGGCGACCTCTATGTGGTCATCCATGTGGAGGAGGACAAGACCTTCGAGCGCCAGGGCCAGGACCTGGTCTACGCCACCTCCGTTTCCATGGTGGATGCGGCGCTGGGCAAGAAGATCGAGGTGCCCACCCTGGACGAGCCCGTGACCATGGAGATTCCGCGCGGCACGCAGTCCGGCGAGGTTTTCAAGCTCAAGGGCAAGGGCCTGCCGTACCTGGGCTCCGAGCACAAGGGCGACCTGCTGGTGGAGGTTACGGTGAAGACACCCTCCCGCCTGAGCAAGAAGCAGGAAGAGCTGCTGCGCGGGTTCAAGAAGCTCGAAAAGAACAAGCCCATGAACAAGGTGAAGAACTTCTTCAAGAAGGAAGACAAGGCAGTGGGCGACGAGGAGTAG
- the moaC gene encoding cyclic pyranopterin monophosphate synthase MoaC, which yields MSGFSHIDEQGRARMVDVAGKNVTQRRAIAGMQVRLSAETFRLLKEQALPKGDAMATARIAGIQAGKLTAQLIPLCHPLPLSFLDVSFGLDEARSTVLVKAEARTADRTGVEMEAMTAASVAGLALYDMCKAVQKDIVLGELKLLYKSGGKSGEFKSPEWAEWESVGE from the coding sequence ATGTCCGGATTCTCCCATATAGATGAGCAGGGCCGCGCGCGCATGGTGGACGTTGCCGGCAAGAACGTGACCCAGCGCCGCGCCATCGCCGGCATGCAGGTGCGGCTCTCGGCCGAGACATTCCGCCTTCTGAAGGAGCAGGCCCTGCCCAAGGGCGACGCCATGGCCACGGCGCGTATCGCCGGCATCCAGGCCGGCAAGCTCACGGCGCAACTCATTCCGCTGTGCCACCCGCTGCCGCTCAGCTTCCTGGACGTGTCATTCGGGTTGGACGAGGCGCGCTCCACCGTGCTGGTGAAGGCCGAGGCGCGCACGGCCGACCGCACCGGTGTGGAGATGGAGGCCATGACCGCGGCCTCCGTAGCCGGCCTGGCCCTGTACGACATGTGCAAGGCCGTGCAGAAGGACATCGTGCTCGGCGAGCTCAAGCTGCTCTACAAGAGCGGCGGCAAGAGCGGGGAGTTCAAGAGCCCGGAGTGGGCCGAGTGGGAGTCCGTGGGCGAGTAG